In Zingiber officinale cultivar Zhangliang chromosome 3B, Zo_v1.1, whole genome shotgun sequence, a single window of DNA contains:
- the LOC122054838 gene encoding uncharacterized protein LOC122054838: protein MSSIPVKENGGVPFPYPMLSPHNYTVWAIKTEAILDAQGVWETVEPVEGAQVDAKKDKKARAYILQCVPEDILLQIATKKTAKDVWDSLKTRYLGSDRVKKARVQTLKSEFDALRMKETETIDEFAGKLSALSSKFSTLGATLEDSSLVKKLLNSVPDKFFPIVAGIEQFYDLESIPFEEAIGRLKAYEERTLRLRSNTNGTEGELLLTHAEWQMRQKGSSVDTSSGGKERGSNSSNRGKGHGRGRGRGCGRGRGTQRQDSAGGTSGNNSGTRDKRHIKCFNCEKMGHYASECYSKRRGDEAHLTCATDEEPALMMTMFHEESQRQDTILLSEERLLPEVYRGVKKGEDKDVCFKN, encoded by the exons ATGTCGAGCATCCCAGTAAAGGAGAACGGCGGAGTGCCATTTCCCTATCCGATGCTAAGTCCTCACAATTACACTGTGTGGGCAATAAAGACAGAGGCGATCCTTGATGCCCAGGGAGTCTGGGAGACGGTGGAGCCAGTGGAAGGAGCCCAGGTGGATGCAAAGAAGGACAAAAAGGCACGCGCATACATCTTGCAgtgtgtccccgaagacatccttCTCCAAATTGCAACAAAGAAAACGGCGAAAGATGTCTGGGACAGCCTGAAGACGAGATATCTTGGTAGTGATCGGGTGAAGAAGGCACGTGTACAAACGTTGAAGAGCGAGTTTGACGCCCTCCGGATGAAAGAGACTGAGacgattgatgagtttgctggcaaactcaGCGCCCTAAGCAGCAAATTCTCCACCCTTGGAGCCACACTTGAAGATTCCTCGTTGGTAAAAAAATTGCTCAATTCTGTCCCTGATAAATTCTTCCCTATTGTTGCCGGCATTGAGCAGTTCTACGACCTTGAGTCTATACCATTTGAGGAGGCTATAGGGCGACTGAAGGCGTACGAGGAACGAACGCTTCGATTACGCAGCAACACCAACGGCACTGAAGGAGAGCTCCTACTTACTCATGCCGAATGGCAAATGCGACAAAAGGGGAGTAGCGTGGACACTTCGTCAGGAGGCAAGGAACGTGGGTCCAACAGCTCTAATCGTGGCAAAGGGCATGGGCGTGGGCGTGGGCGAGGGTGCGGTCGTGGTCGTGGTACACAGCGCCAAGATAGTGCAGGAGGCACTAGCGGCAACAACAGTGGCACTCGTGACAAGAGACACATAAAATGCTTCAATTGTGAGAAAATGGGGCATTATGCGTCTGAATGCTACAGCAAGCGTCGTGGAgatgaggctcacctcacttgCGCCACCGATGAAGAGCCAGCACTAATGATGACCATGTTCCACGAAGAATCTCAGCGGCAGGATACCATTCTGCTCAGTGAAGAGAGGTTGCTACCGGAGGTGTACCGGGGCGTCAAGAAAGGTGAAGACAAAGACGTTTG tttcaagaactag